From the Dehalococcoidales bacterium genome, the window TTCATCACATGGTATAATAAGGACATAAAATTGCTTTACCACTTTTGATGTAATACTATAGGACAATAGGCTTACCCCTACTTTAAGGAGGATGCCGATGCACCAGAGTGGCCGGAACATAGTTTGGTTCGACGAGGTAACCAGGAACGATATTCCCCTTGTTGGTGGTAAAGGGGCAAATCTCGGTGAAATGACCAATGCGGGCATACCTGTCCCCCCCGGTTTTATCGTGACCGCCGATGCCTATTACTCCTTCCTCGAAGAGACGGGTATCACTGACCAGCTTCGCGCTTTGCTGGCGCCACTGGATACCAATGACAGCCGCCAGCTCCAAGACATTTCTGCCAAGATCCAGGAGGTCATCCTGGACGCCACGATGCCTGCCGACGTTGCCGGGGGCATCCGTCAATCGTACCGGGAAATGGGAGAGGGAAGAGTCGCCGTACGCTCGTCGGCAACCGCGGAAGACCTGCCCGAAGCTTCTTTCGCCGGACAGCAGGCCACTTTCCTCAATGTCAGCGGCGAAGACGAGGTCGTCGCTGCCGTCCAGAAGTGCTGGGCTTCCCTTTTCGAGGCACGGGCGATCTGGTACCGCGTGGAGAACGGTTTCGAACATTTCAAAGTCGGCATCGCCGTGCCGGTACAGCGCATGGTCCAATCAGATGCCTCCGGCGTCATGTTCACGGTTGAGCCCACCAGCAGTGACCGTAGCAAAATCACCATCGAAGCCGTCTTCGGACTGGGTGAGATGATTGTCTCCGGAGACGTAAGGCCGGACTACTACGTTGTCAGCAAGGAAGGCCTCAACATCGTTGATAAGGAAGTCAAGGCGCAGGAGTGGAAGCTGGTCAGGAGTGACAGCGGCCCCTCGGAGGAGCCCAATGTCAAGATAGACCTTACTCCTGCCGAGCAGGCACAACAGAAGATAACCGATGCCGATATCGTTGCCCTCGCCAAGATGGGTAAGCGCCTCGAAGAACACTACCAGTTCCCCCAGGACATTGAATGGGCCAAAGAGGGCGGCGAGCTTTTCATCGTCCAGACTCGCCCGGTCACCACCATCAGTGAGATGGTCACCGCCAGGCCGGAGATTGACGCCGAGGCGATACTGTCCGGGTCGCCGGCCAGCCCGGGAATAGCCTCCGGACCGGTGAAGCTCGTCTCTGACCCCTCCCAGATCGACAAGGTCCTCAATGGCGACATCCTGGTAGCCGCAATGACCACCCCGGACTTCGTCCCCGCCATGAAACGGGCCGTGGCGATCGTCACTGACCGCGGCGGCCGGACGGCGCACGCCGCAATCGTCAGCCGGGAGATGGGAATCCCCTGCATTGTCGGCACCGGGAACGCAATGGCCACCCTCGAGGACGGACAGGTCATCACCGTCGACGGCAGTAGCGGCAAGGTCTACGACGGCAAGATTGAGTTCGTCGTGGAGGAAGAAAGCAAGGCACGCTCCGACATCAAGACCAGGACCACGCTACTGGTCAACCTGGCGCAGCCGGAACTGGTCGACCGCGTAGCATCCCTCAATGTCGACGGCGTCGGTCTGCTCCGTGCCGAGTTTATGGTCGCCCAGATTGGCGAGCACCCCAGCTACATGATAAGCCAGGGCCGGGGGCAGGAGTTCGTCGACAAACTGGCCGAAGGCCTCACAACCTTTGCAAAGGCCTTCCATCCCCGGCGCGTAGTCTACCGGACAAACGACTTCAAGACCAATGAGTACCGCGCACTCAAGGGCGGCGAGGACTACGAACAGCCTGAGGAAAACCCCATGCTCGGCTACCGGGGAGCGTCCCGGTACATCACCGATATCGAGACCTTCAAGCTGGAACTCGCCGCCATCAAAAAGGTCCGCGAGAAGTACAACAACCTCTGGGTGATGATTCCCTTCGTACGCACCGTCAATGAACTGGCCCAGACCATCAAGATAATGAATGGTGAAGGCCTGAAGCGCTCGGAGGACTTCAAGATATGGATGATGGTCGAGGTACCCTCCAACATTATCCTGCTGGAGAAGTTCCTTGCTGTCGGTATTGACGGCATATCCATCGGCTCCAACGACCTTACCCAGCTGACACTGGGCGTGGACCGGGACAGCGAGAAGCTGGCCGCCACTTTCAATGAGATGGATGAAGCCGTGATGCTTTCCCTGGAGAGAGCCGTAAAGGTCGCCAGGAGCATGGGGGTCACCTCCTCCATCTGTGGGCAGGCACCATCGGTCTACCCGGAACTCACTGAGAAACTGGTGGAATGGGGCATCACCTCTGTCTCGGTAAGCCCCGATATGATAGACCGCACCAGGGAGATAATCGCCGAAGTCGAAGCGCGATTGCAGAAGTAGTGAGCCGTCGGCCTGAAATCCGCCAGCTGGCTGAGGAGCGGGAAGAAAACCTCTCGCCCCAGGCCCGGAAGAGCAGGCTGTCGCGTGGCAGGCTCAGGGAAGAGGAGTCCTGCCCCATCCGTACCGACTTCCAGCGTGACCGCGACCGCATCATCCACTCCAACAGCTTCCGCCGTCTCAAGCACAAGACCCAGGTCTTCGTTGCTCCCCTGGGCGACCACTATGTAACACGCCTCACCCATACGCTGGAGGTATCCCAGATTGCCCGCACCATTGCCCGCGCCCTCAACCTCAACGAAGACCTTACCGAGGCAATCAGTCTCGGCCATGACCTCGGGCATACGCCCTTCGGGCACATCGGCGAGGAAGTCCTCAACGACCTCTATCCCGCCGGATTCCGGCACAACGAGCAGTCACTGCGGGTCATCGACCATCTCGAAAACAACGGCCGGGGACTCAATCTCACCTGGGAGGTGAGAGACGGCATCCTCAACCACTCCAAGACAAGAGCCCACATCCTTGAAGAAGACTGGGGAGAGGTCGGTACCCTTGAGGGTGAGGTCTGTCGGCTGTCTGACGTCATCGCTTATGTCAACCACGACACTGACGACGCCATAAGGGCCGGAGTCATCACCGAGCGTGACCTGCCACTGTCTGCGGTCAAAGTGCTCGGGTTGTCACGTTCGGCGCGTATTAATACCCTGGTATCCGACATCATCGAACACTCGTGGTCAGTCAGAGTCGATACCGCCTCTGACTCCATACCTGCGGTCGGGATGAGCACCCCGGTACTCGAAGTAACCAACACCCTGCGCGAATTCCTCTTCACCCGCGTCTACGATGTTCACTCCGGCCAGGAGGAAGCGGCCCAGGCGAGAGAAGTCGTTCGACGACTGTATGAATTCTTCAGCAAGCATGAAGGTAAACTGCCACCGGAATACCGCCTTCGTGACGAAGACCATCAGCGGCAGGTCGTTGATTATATCGCCGGCATGACCGACCGCTACGCCCTGCGTACCGCCGAGGAGATGTCCCTGGTTGACGACCGTGCCAGGCAGCAGCGGCTGTTCACGGACAGCTAGCTGGCCGGAGAGCATCCCCTCTCCCCCTTCAGATTACGGATGGAGCGAGGCAGAAAACAGGGCTGCTCCGTCCACTCCGGACAGGACACGCGATAATGCTGCTTCACACTACAAAGGAGGACACTATCCATGGAAAATCAGCTTGGCTACTATACTGAGACTGCAGAGTACCGGGACCGGTTCGACCAGGGACTACCGGGCCCAATGGCCGCCTATACCGCTTTCCGGCGCGAGGTCTACCAGGATGGCGCGCTAAGTCACAAGACAAAACGACTGATAGCCCTGGCGGCAGGACTGATGGCCGGGTGTGCCAGATGCACCATCGGGCAGACCCGGGACGCGGTAAAGGCAGGAGCCACCAGGGAAGAGGTCCTGGAAGCCGTGTCCGTAGCCATCGTCATGGGCGGTACCGCCGCCAGTGCTGAGTCCTGGCGGGTGGTCAGCGTGCTCGAAGAA encodes:
- a CDS encoding carboxymuconolactone decarboxylase family protein: MENQLGYYTETAEYRDRFDQGLPGPMAAYTAFRREVYQDGALSHKTKRLIALAAGLMAGCARCTIGQTRDAVKAGATREEVLEAVSVAIVMGGTAASAESWRVVSVLEELGEW
- a CDS encoding deoxyguanosinetriphosphate triphosphohydrolase, encoding MSRRPEIRQLAEEREENLSPQARKSRLSRGRLREEESCPIRTDFQRDRDRIIHSNSFRRLKHKTQVFVAPLGDHYVTRLTHTLEVSQIARTIARALNLNEDLTEAISLGHDLGHTPFGHIGEEVLNDLYPAGFRHNEQSLRVIDHLENNGRGLNLTWEVRDGILNHSKTRAHILEEDWGEVGTLEGEVCRLSDVIAYVNHDTDDAIRAGVITERDLPLSAVKVLGLSRSARINTLVSDIIEHSWSVRVDTASDSIPAVGMSTPVLEVTNTLREFLFTRVYDVHSGQEEAAQAREVVRRLYEFFSKHEGKLPPEYRLRDEDHQRQVVDYIAGMTDRYALRTAEEMSLVDDRARQQRLFTDS
- the ppsA gene encoding phosphoenolpyruvate synthase, which produces MHQSGRNIVWFDEVTRNDIPLVGGKGANLGEMTNAGIPVPPGFIVTADAYYSFLEETGITDQLRALLAPLDTNDSRQLQDISAKIQEVILDATMPADVAGGIRQSYREMGEGRVAVRSSATAEDLPEASFAGQQATFLNVSGEDEVVAAVQKCWASLFEARAIWYRVENGFEHFKVGIAVPVQRMVQSDASGVMFTVEPTSSDRSKITIEAVFGLGEMIVSGDVRPDYYVVSKEGLNIVDKEVKAQEWKLVRSDSGPSEEPNVKIDLTPAEQAQQKITDADIVALAKMGKRLEEHYQFPQDIEWAKEGGELFIVQTRPVTTISEMVTARPEIDAEAILSGSPASPGIASGPVKLVSDPSQIDKVLNGDILVAAMTTPDFVPAMKRAVAIVTDRGGRTAHAAIVSREMGIPCIVGTGNAMATLEDGQVITVDGSSGKVYDGKIEFVVEEESKARSDIKTRTTLLVNLAQPELVDRVASLNVDGVGLLRAEFMVAQIGEHPSYMISQGRGQEFVDKLAEGLTTFAKAFHPRRVVYRTNDFKTNEYRALKGGEDYEQPEENPMLGYRGASRYITDIETFKLELAAIKKVREKYNNLWVMIPFVRTVNELAQTIKIMNGEGLKRSEDFKIWMMVEVPSNIILLEKFLAVGIDGISIGSNDLTQLTLGVDRDSEKLAATFNEMDEAVMLSLERAVKVARSMGVTSSICGQAPSVYPELTEKLVEWGITSVSVSPDMIDRTREIIAEVEARLQK